A stretch of DNA from Coccidioides posadasii str. Silveira chromosome 1, complete sequence:
GCCCAAAAAATCCCACATGTTTCGATACGGTATCGGGGGTGGGTCTGATACCGCCTCCCACCGCCCTGTCCCATACGGAGTGCATACAgcaagcagcagcagcagatACAGTACAGGATACAGCAAGCAGACAGGATAATGGTTGCTGGGCTTGTTCCTTTCATCAGCCCCAACCTAACCTAACCTAACCCACCCAAGGTTAAGCTGCACCACTGCCGTCCGGCGAACCTCGCCCGCCTTTCCCATCGAGGCAGGggatctctttttctctctctccctcccttctcttcttcttcttcctttaAGTCTTGTTGacacctctctctctttctctctctctgcctCTCTCGTTCAGCTATCTAGGCCCCTCTTCACcttctccctcttttttcctgctttctttttttttcttttttttgttgttgttgctgttgtttGTTCCACTACCTCCCATATCATCCACCCCTTTGTCTGCACGTCACTTCGTCTGCGGCTTGGACGTTCCTCCATTCGCCCTTCGCCCTGTGACCCTCGAACAACTACCTGGCTTCGCTGTCAGCAGGCCTTGTCCTTCCCACTACCAATCCCGACCTCTCGCTCCCGCAACCTACCCTTGGCCGACACTGGTTCCCCATACCTCTCCCTCTGATCGTTCCTTGCGATCTTCGACAATGGCCTACCAGGGCGGCGGCGGCAACTCGCCAGGAGGTTACGGCGACCATCGCCTCCAGGATATGCCTTCAAATGGAAGCGTAAGTTTTGCCCTGctgtctctttttttttctctgtcttttgtcgaaaaagaagggagaaaaaaaaaaaattgttGGCGTGAATTCACATCCCTGCCTCTGGCATGTTTCAGAGTTATATTGATTTGCTCTTGCTGACAATCCACCCCCTTTTTTTGGGCCTACCTTCGCGGTATTTAGCAATACCACCTGCCGcaagatgatgatgcttCGCGCTCTTTGCTGAATCAAGGACCCTACGGTGGTCCGTTCGACGATCCCCATCAGCGGACCGCCTCCCCTGCCAGACCAGCTTCGAGATACAGCTTGACCGAGTCTTACGCCACAGACCCACAGAACATGAGCCAGTACAATGACCCGATGTACGGCCAGCAGACGGACAATCCCGCCGCTGGCTTCGGCGTGCCTGGTCGGGTAGCCTCCCCGTACAGCCGGAGCGAAACCTCCTCCACAGACGCATGGCGACGGAGGCAAGCTCCCCAAGGAAACCTCCGCCGCTACGCTACCAGAAAGGTCAAGCTCGTCCAGGGCTCTGTCTTGAGCGTGGACTACCCCGTGCCCAGTGCCATTCAGAATGCGGTCCAGGCAAAGTACCGCAACGACCTCGAAGGAGGAAGCGAGGAGTTTACGCACATGAGATGTGGGTAGCCCCGTAGATTGATTCTCAACACAGGGATATCCAGTTGCTCACTGACGGTTCCACACAGATACCGCTGCTACCTGCGATCCTAACGACTTCACCCTACACAATGGCTACAACCTTCGTCCTGCTATGTACAACCGCCACACCGAGCTCCTGATCGCAATTACGTACTACAATGAAGACAAAATGTTGACTTCTCGTACCCTGCACGGCGTTATGCAAAACATTCGCGACATCGTGAATATCAAAAAATCCGAATTCTGGAATAAAGGTGGTCCCGCGTGGCAAAAGATCGTTGTCGCTTTGATCTTCGACGGTATCGACCCTTGCGACAAAGACGTGCTAGATGTTCTTGCTACGATCGGTGTTTATCAAGATGGCGTCATGAAACGTGATGTTGACGGAAAGGAGACCGTTGCCCATATTGTCAgtaccttttctttttccttttagATCTTAAAGCGATTTCGACAAGCCTCGTCCTAACACAGAACAGTTCGAATACACCACACAATTATCCGTCACCGCAAACCAGCAGCTCATCCGTCCCCATGATGATGGCCCGTCGACTCTCCCACCCGTCCAGATGATGTTTTGCTTGAAGCAGAAGAATAGCAAAAAGATCAACTCTCACAGATGGCTCTTTAATGCGTTTGGTAGGATTCTCAACCCCGAGATTTGTATTCTCTTGGACGCTGGTACGAAGCCTGGTTCGAAGTCCTTGCTCGCTCTTTGGGAAGCTTTTTACAACGACAAGGACTTGGGTGGATCTTGCGGTGAGATTCACGCTATGTTGGGTAAGGGGTGGACAAAATTGATCAATCCGCTCGTCGCTGCCCAAAACTTTGAATACAAGATCAGTAACATCCTCGATAAACCCTTGGAGAGTTCCTTTGGATATGTCAGTGTCTTACCCGGTGCTTTCTCTGCATACCGATTCAGAGCTATCATGGGTAGACCCCTCGAGCAATATTTCCACGGTGACCACACTCTTTCCAAGCAGCTTGGTCCCAAGGGTATTGAGGGTATGAACATCTTCAAGAAAAACATGTTCTTGGCCGAAGATCGTATTCTCTGCTTCGAGTTGGTGGCCAAGGCTGGATCCAAATGGCACTTGACCTACGTCAAAGCTTCCAAGGGTGAAACTGACGTGCCCGAGGGTGCTCCGGAATTCATCTCCCAGCGTCGACGTTGGCTGAACGGTTCCTTTGCCGCCAGTATCTACGCCCTCATGCACTTTGGTAGAATGTATAAGAGCGGACATAACATCCTCCGCATGTTCTTCTTCCACATTCAAATGCTTTACAACACGTTTACGGTTTTCTTGACTTGGTTCGCTCTGGGTATGTAATCAACGTGAACTTGAAACGCGCGGAGTCCGTCCTGTGCTAATGGGTTTATAGCTGCTTACTGGCTTACCACTTCCGTCATCATGGATCTCGTCGGTAACCCTAATCAAGAGGGTCAGAGAGCCTTCCCCTTCGGAAACAAAGTTACTCCCATCCTCAACACGGTTCTCAAATATCTATACCTTGGTTTCCTCCTACTGCAGTTCATCCTCGCCCTAGGTAACAGACCAAAAGGGTGAGTGAAGAGCGTCTTATTGAGTCTTTGCCACAATGCTTACCCCGTCGTAGGTCTAAACACTCGTACATCACGTCGTTTATCCTATTCGGTCTTGTTCAGCTGTACATTGTCATCCTCTCAATGTACTTGGTCGTTCGGGCGTTCTCTGGAAGCGTAGATTTCGAAACCGACAAAGGCGTGGACGGTTTCCTGAAGTCTTTCTTCGGCTCCGACAGTGCGGGTATCATTGTTATCGCTCTTGCAGCAACTTTTGGTCTCTACTTCGTTGCCTCGTTTATGTACATGGACCCATGGCACATGTTCACATCCTTCCCGGCCTATCTGCTCATCATGTCCTCGTACATTAACATCCTCATGGTGTACGCTTTCAGCAACTGGCATGATGTTTCTTGGGGTACCAAGGGTTCAGATAAGGCAGATGCATTGCCGTCCGCACAAACGACGAAAGAAGATGGTGGCAAAGCTGCCGTTATCGAAGAAATCGATAAACCACAAGCCGACATCGACAGTCAGTTCGAGGCAACTGTGAAACGAGCTCTTACTCCCTTCGTTGAACCAAAGGTCGATGAAAAGAAATCTTTGGAGGATTCTTATAAGAGCTTCCGTACTCGACTAGTAGCTTCATGGATTTTCTCAAATGCTTTGCTCGCTGTCCTAATTACAAGCGACAGCGTTAATAAGCTTGGTTTTACAGTAAGCTATCTCCACAATGAAGGGTGGTTTTTACATGATCATGATATACTGACACTGCTGGATAGTCCCAAGCCACAGATCGAACCGCCAATTTCTTCCGAGCTCTTTTGTGGGCTACGGCCGCTTTGTCTTTGATCCGTTTCATCGGAGCCTGTTGGTTCTTGGGCAAATCAGGCATTATGTGCTGTTTCGCCAGAAGATAGTCAAGGTGGCTTCATCTTTCGGACTCTCTTTTGTTTTACGACCTATGTTCTTTCAGCCTGGAAAATTGACGCCAGTAATCTGCTTTCCCGCCCTGACATGATGATATTCCCTACACAAAATATGGTCCTGTTCAATATCCACCAATATTCTGCCATGCccctttttcttgtttgtttcaCCGGTAACTATTTGTGCCTGTATTCTATTTTAGATGATGGGTTATCCTTTCTCTTTGCCTCTGCTATTCCTGCTCATTACTCTGGGATTTCCCAAAGTCTAGGTAATGTTGGTAGCTTCATATCTTTTTGCTTTCCCTTCCAGATAACCCTGTTTCCACGCATTAATGTTTTGGCTTTTGCTTACTATACCTTGGGCTACTTGGTTCCCTCCTATATTACCCAATGTCTGTGGCATGTTCTATGAGACCCCATGGCAATGTGAGTTCCAGACAGAGTGTTTCTCAAAATACGTCACTCCTTGACTACGTAGCCGGGCCCTCGTGCCCGAGCAGTAAATAACCTTCAATGTCTGCTCGACCAATTTTCCGGCCAATGAAAGGCGCATATTGCGGCTATTTCTAATAGGTTATGCTGGCTGCCCTAAAGGTCTTGATGTTGGTAGGTAACTTCTCTGAGTTGGACAAATATATCACGTGCACTGCCCAAAGTTTTGGTGACTTCATTTGGCGTCAAGTGTCAGAATCCACGCCGCCGCCGCTTGACAGCAGACAGATTTGAACAGCCCGATTGAAATTGTGTTTCTGTTTTCCCTTCCCAATTTTTGAGGCATAatagatatatatttttatATATTTTGTTTTTACTCTGCATAATTTGCTAGTAGACATCTGGCTTCTGTCTCCAGCATATATTAGTACTCACGACTTTTAACGCCGCTCTCAAACATCTCCACCACTCGGTCCCTTTTGCAGCCTGACCCCCGAGACTTCCAAAAGGAATATATATACACACACATATATTTGGTCCCATAAAAAGGTGCAAAAACTGTGTATATGTGTTGTAGAGCTTGAACAAGCAAGGCTCTACTGCAAATAATACTAACAGTTCGCGCATCTATTTTGGGCCCGCACGCTCTGGCATTTCCCGCCGCTCCCGACATCGGATAAACAGGCACACGCCCACACGCAGCTCACACcttttgtcctttttttttttttgtccgAATTTCTTTTGTTCAGCCTTCTGGCTTGGTTGGGGCTGCCTTACTAGCGGATTCCCTAGAGTGTTTGGAGGGAGATTTTGAGTCAAGATGttgaagatatggtcaaTGGTACGTGGCGTGATGCTCCTTTGCCCCTCTCTTAGCCCATATGGATGTTGACGGGGATCCATAGAAGCAAAAACAGCAACAAGCTGAAAATGCTGAAGGTACCGGTGgtccgaagaagaagaaggtcACCGCTGCGCAGCTGCGAGTGCAGCGAGGTGTGTTTATGAACCTGCACGGCCCCCGCACCAGGTATTCGTCAACTAACGCCTTTTATCGCAAATGTACAGATCTAGCAGAGCTCTCCCTCGGTTCAACGATGAAAATGAGCTTCCCAAATGCCGACGATATCCTCCACTTCATCCTTACCGTTGAGCCCGACGAAGGCATGTACAAAGCAGGCACGTTCACCTTCAACTTCAACATCAACCAGAACTTCCCGCACGATCCACCCAAGGTGAAGTGTAACCAGAAGATATATCATCCAAACATTGATCTAGAGGGGAACGTATGCTTGAATATTTTAAGAGAGGACTGGAAACCCGTGCTGAATTTGAATGCGGTGATAGTGGGGCTGCAGGTACGAGATACAGGGTTATTGTACTACGCTTCGGGCTTCTCTTGATGACTGATGGCGCCTCCATGAACAGTTCCTTTTCCTTGAGCCTAATGCATCCGACCCGCTGAACAAAGAAGCCGCCGAGGACCTTCGCCTGAATAGGGAGCAGTTCAAACGTAACGTGCGTAACGCCATGGCCGGAGGGACAGTGCGGGGGATTACATATGAGCGAGTTATGAAATAAACAGATGATAGATATGAGGAATTTAGGACATGAATGATGAAACTTAGCCGTGCTCTATTCCTGCTGTGAAGGAATATGGACACAAGG
This window harbors:
- the UBC12 gene encoding NEDD8-conjugating protein ubc12 (EggNog:ENOG410PN5Z~COG:O~BUSCO:14421at33183), producing the protein MLKIWSMKQKQQQAENAEGTGGPKKKKVTAAQLRVQRDLAELSLGSTMKMSFPNADDILHFILTVEPDEGMYKAGTFTFNFNINQNFPHDPPKVKCNQKIYHPNIDLEGNVCLNILREDWKPVLNLNAVIVGLQFLFLEPNASDPLNKEAAEDLRLNREQFKRNVRNAMAGGTVRGITYERVMK
- the CHS2_1 gene encoding Chitin synthase, class 2 (CAZy:GT2_Chitin_synth_1~EggNog:ENOG410PFUV~COG:M~TransMembrane:8 (o534-553i574-597o617-638i650-672o700-721i733-751o828-847i868-892o)~BUSCO:1172at33183); its protein translation is MAYQGGGGNSPGGYGDHRLQDMPSNGSQYHLPQDDDASRSLLNQGPYGGPFDDPHQRTASPARPASRYSLTESYATDPQNMSQYNDPMYGQQTDNPAAGFGVPGRVASPYSRSETSSTDAWRRRQAPQGNLRRYATRKVKLVQGSVLSVDYPVPSAIQNAVQAKYRNDLEGGSEEFTHMRYTAATCDPNDFTLHNGYNLRPAMYNRHTELLIAITYYNEDKMLTSRTLHGVMQNIRDIVNIKKSEFWNKGGPAWQKIVVALIFDGIDPCDKDVLDVLATIGVYQDGVMKRDVDGKETVAHIFEYTTQLSVTANQQLIRPHDDGPSTLPPVQMMFCLKQKNSKKINSHRWLFNAFGRILNPEICILLDAGTKPGSKSLLALWEAFYNDKDLGGSCGEIHAMLGKGWTKLINPLVAAQNFEYKISNILDKPLESSFGYVSVLPGAFSAYRFRAIMGRPLEQYFHGDHTLSKQLGPKGIEGMNIFKKNMFLAEDRILCFELVAKAGSKWHLTYVKASKGETDVPEGAPEFISQRRRWLNGSFAASIYALMHFGRMYKSGHNILRMFFFHIQMLYNTFTVFLTWFALAAYWLTTSVIMDLVGNPNQEGQRAFPFGNKVTPILNTVLKYLYLGFLLLQFILALGNRPKGSKHSYITSFILFGLVQLYIVILSMYLVVRAFSGSVDFETDKGVDGFLKSFFGSDSAGIIVIALAATFGLYFVASFMYMDPWHMFTSFPAYLLIMSSYINILMVYAFSNWHDVSWGTKGSDKADALPSAQTTKEDGGKAAVIEEIDKPQADIDSQFEATVKRALTPFVEPKVDEKKSLEDSYKSFRTRLVASWIFSNALLAVLITSDSVNKLGFTSQATDRTANFFRALLWATAALSLIRFIGACWFLGKSGIMCCFARR